One segment of Panicum virgatum strain AP13 chromosome 1K, P.virgatum_v5, whole genome shotgun sequence DNA contains the following:
- the LOC120651628 gene encoding D-3-phosphoglycerate dehydrogenase-like, whose protein sequence is MVDPMGSNGCSRTVTRVLFCGPYWPASIVYTREYLHKYPFIQVDEVGLEQVPDVIQNYHICIVKNRRIDSDIIARATQMKIIMQNGVGLEGVDIGAATEHKIKVARIPGCTTGNAVACAEMAIYLTLGVLRKQKVMDRAVNQRELGTPAGETIYGKTIFVLGFGAIGYELAKRLRVFGVKILATKRNWSSNTLPCDTEVLVDKKGGPEDMYEFAREADIVITCMALTNETIGIVDKKFLTAMKKGSCLVNIARGRLLDYKAVLSHLESSHLSGLGMDVAWMEPFDPDDPILKFPNVIITPHVAGITEYSLRRAAKIVGDVALQLHAGEPFTGIEIVN, encoded by the exons ATGGTTGATCCAATGGGAAGCAATGGCTGCAGCCGCACCGTTACCAGGGTGTTATTCTGTGGCCCTTACTGGCCCGCTTCCATTGTCTATACCAGGGAGTATTTGCACAAGTATCCATTTATCCAG GTTGATGAAGTAGGTCTTGAGCAGGTACCTGATGTTATTCAAAACTACCATATATGCATTGTAAAAAATCGGCGCATAGATTCAGATATCATTGCACGAGCAACACAGATGAAGATTATTATGCAGAATGGTGTCGGGTTAGAAG GTGTTGACATAGGTGCTGCTACAGAACATAAGATTAAAGTTGCAAGGATACCTGGGTGTACTACAGGAAATGCTGTCGCTTGCGCAGAAATGGCAATCTACCTCACGCTAGGTGTTCTACGAAAGCAA AAGGTGATGGATCGTGCTGTCAATCAGAGAGAACTGGGCACTCCAGCTGGAGAAACAATATATGGAAAAACG ATCTTTGTACTGGGTTTTGGAGCCATTGGCTATGAACTTGCGAAGAGGCTAAGGGTATTTGGAGTTAAAATTCTTGCTACCAAAAGAAATTGGTCATCAAACACGTTGCCTTGTG ATACTGAAGTACTAGTTGATAAGAAAGGTGGCCCAGAAGATATGTACGAATTTGCCAGAGAAGCAGACATAGTTATAACATGCATGGCCCTCACCAATGAAACA ATTGGTATCGTAGACAAGAAGTTCCTCACAGCAATGAAAAAG GGATCATGTCTGGTCAATATTGCTAGAGGACGCCTACTGGACTACAAGGCGGTGCTTAGTCATCTTGAATCAAGTCACTTAAGTGGTTTAGGAATGGATGTTGCTTGGATGGAGCCATTTGATCCAGATGATCCAATTCTAAAATTCCCAAATGTTATTATAACACCCCATGTGGCTGGAATCACCGAGTACTCTTTAAGAAGAGCAGCAAAG ATTGTTGGTGATGTTGCACTGCAACTTCATGCAGGGGAGCCATTCACTGGAATAGAAATTGTGAACTAG
- the LOC120697508 gene encoding fatty-acid-binding protein 3, chloroplastic isoform X2 — MSLASVVSSARTSSPALARGTAGSCRRAARTRHLPLGGAQVPSACQLACRFTRSAARRLPVAPATGGGAVGDAFVTEGSTNVKFPRELIVPGYTGSLVILGTAPAVKSLSIILVRDVDGKTFVNALNDVIARQIKKPNAEEESSLSTFQNTFLGRNLKQGTSIYLTWLEPSRMLISISENQDPSQVDAEIKSATVNYALYDGFFGNSPVSPSLRSYTAQLLEALLRK; from the exons ATGAGCTTGGCGTCAGTCGTTTCTTCCGCGCGGACGTCGTCCCCGGCTTTAGCGAGGGGCACCGCCGGCTCCTGCCGTCGGGCCGCCCGCACGCGCCACCTTCCACTCGGCGGCGCGCAGGTGCCTTCCGCGTGCCAATTAGCCTGCCGCTTCACGCGCAGCGCCGCGCGGCGGCTGCCAGTTGCTCCTGCGACTGGGGGAGGTGCAG TTGGTGATGCTTTTGTTACTGAGGGCTCAACAAATGTGAAGTTTCCTCGGGAGTTAATAGTTCCAGGCTATACAGGATCTTTGGTTATACTTGGCACAG CACCGGCTGTGAAATCATTGAGTATTATTCTTGTTAGAGATGTTGATGGCAAGACCTTTGTGAATGCTTTGAATGATGTCATTGCTCGCCAAATAAAAAAACCAAACGCTGAGGAAGAATCTTCCCTGTCAACGTTCCAGAATACATTTCTTGGGCGCAATCTCAAACAGGGCACAAGCATATATTTAACCTGGCTTGAACCCTCAAGAATGCTG ATCTCCATTTCAGAAAATCAAGATCCAAGTCAAGTCGATGCAGAGATAAAATCTGCTACTGTTAATTATGCCCTATACGATGGTTTCTTTGGTAATTCTCCGGTGTCCCCTTCTCTGAGATCATATACTGCTCAGTTGCTGGAAGCTCTTCTTAGGAAGTGA
- the LOC120697508 gene encoding fatty-acid-binding protein 3, chloroplastic isoform X1 — MSLASVVSSARTSSPALARGTAGSCRRAARTRHLPLGGAQVPSACQLACRFTRSAARRLPVAPATGGGAVGDAFVTEGSTNVKFPRELIVPGYTGSLVILGTGYRDKFFVKVYAAAFYVDYSVGIDTEQWKEKIGIESFDSNSVFDSIFKAPAVKSLSIILVRDVDGKTFVNALNDVIARQIKKPNAEEESSLSTFQNTFLGRNLKQGTSIYLTWLEPSRMLISISENQDPSQVDAEIKSATVNYALYDGFFGNSPVSPSLRSYTAQLLEALLRK, encoded by the exons ATGAGCTTGGCGTCAGTCGTTTCTTCCGCGCGGACGTCGTCCCCGGCTTTAGCGAGGGGCACCGCCGGCTCCTGCCGTCGGGCCGCCCGCACGCGCCACCTTCCACTCGGCGGCGCGCAGGTGCCTTCCGCGTGCCAATTAGCCTGCCGCTTCACGCGCAGCGCCGCGCGGCGGCTGCCAGTTGCTCCTGCGACTGGGGGAGGTGCAG TTGGTGATGCTTTTGTTACTGAGGGCTCAACAAATGTGAAGTTTCCTCGGGAGTTAATAGTTCCAGGCTATACAGGATCTTTGGTTATACTTGGCACAG GTTACAGAGATAAGTTCTTCGTCAAAGTATATGCTGCCGCATTCTATGTAGATTACTCAGTTGGCATTGACACTGAGCAATGGAAAGAAAAGATTGGCATTGAGAGCTTTGATTCTAACTCTGTTTTTGACTCCATTTTTAAAG CACCGGCTGTGAAATCATTGAGTATTATTCTTGTTAGAGATGTTGATGGCAAGACCTTTGTGAATGCTTTGAATGATGTCATTGCTCGCCAAATAAAAAAACCAAACGCTGAGGAAGAATCTTCCCTGTCAACGTTCCAGAATACATTTCTTGGGCGCAATCTCAAACAGGGCACAAGCATATATTTAACCTGGCTTGAACCCTCAAGAATGCTG ATCTCCATTTCAGAAAATCAAGATCCAAGTCAAGTCGATGCAGAGATAAAATCTGCTACTGTTAATTATGCCCTATACGATGGTTTCTTTGGTAATTCTCCGGTGTCCCCTTCTCTGAGATCATATACTGCTCAGTTGCTGGAAGCTCTTCTTAGGAAGTGA